A region of bacterium DNA encodes the following proteins:
- a CDS encoding prepilin-type N-terminal cleavage/methylation domain-containing protein — protein sequence MDRQATKELRADADLWARRTSGFTLVEVAIVLAIIGIVTAVSMPNVDRYFEAVNGRAAARSVANAFQHARAQAIRTGANHVVFFSIGGAGDTAGNNLERPDGGLVPILVLNDGRPGSADQNCEIDAGEETVTFNAQDGVGWGFNGPPAASTPPDEELANIPAAGSSLRLPTGAVTTWVQFRPDGVPVAIDAACNAGQLGSGGGTIYLWTSNRDFAITLSPLGGVRVHTWNANNGAWTS from the coding sequence ATGGACCGGCAGGCGACGAAAGAGCTGCGAGCGGACGCGGACCTCTGGGCCCGGCGGACGTCGGGGTTCACCCTGGTCGAGGTCGCGATCGTCCTGGCGATCATCGGCATCGTGACCGCGGTCTCCATGCCGAACGTGGACCGCTACTTCGAGGCGGTGAACGGCCGCGCGGCCGCGCGGTCCGTCGCCAACGCCTTTCAGCACGCCCGCGCCCAGGCCATCCGGACCGGCGCCAACCACGTCGTGTTCTTCTCGATCGGGGGGGCTGGTGACACGGCGGGCAACAACCTCGAGCGTCCCGACGGCGGGCTCGTCCCGATCCTCGTGCTCAACGACGGACGGCCCGGCTCCGCGGACCAGAACTGCGAGATCGACGCCGGCGAAGAGACGGTGACCTTCAACGCGCAGGATGGCGTCGGCTGGGGCTTCAACGGTCCGCCGGCGGCGAGCACACCGCCGGACGAAGAGCTCGCGAACATTCCCGCCGCCGGTTCGAGTCTCCGACTCCCCACCGGCGCGGTCACCACCTGGGTCCAGTTCCGACCGGACGGCGTCCCCGTGGCGATCGATGCGGCCTGCAACGCCGGCCAGCTCGGTTCGGGTGGTGGCACGATCTATCTCTGGACGTCGAACCGGGACTTCGCGATCACGCTGTCGCCGCTCGGCGGCGTGCGCGTGCATACCTGGAACGCGAACAACGGAGCGTGGACGTCGTGA
- a CDS encoding prepilin-type N-terminal cleavage/methylation domain-containing protein, with translation MSLDRPERIRSTRSQRGLTLVEMMIAMIILSIGLLGVAGLQVRAITEGSGGRHLSEASAMARNRVEELGRLAWDDTDLDDSAGAWVTDPTPITGLDGVAYTLADRIDWDDADPAEVQLKSIEVRVTWDDEKRQNRQVLLTSARLREVDE, from the coding sequence GTGAGTCTCGATCGGCCGGAACGAATTCGAAGCACGCGATCCCAGCGCGGCTTGACCCTGGTCGAGATGATGATCGCCATGATCATCCTCTCGATCGGGCTCCTCGGCGTCGCCGGCTTGCAGGTCCGCGCGATCACCGAGGGTTCGGGCGGGCGCCATCTCTCCGAAGCGAGCGCGATGGCGCGCAATCGTGTGGAAGAGCTCGGCCGTCTCGCGTGGGACGACACCGACCTCGACGATTCGGCGGGCGCCTGGGTCACCGACCCGACCCCGATCACGGGTCTCGATGGCGTCGCCTACACGCTCGCGGACCGGATCGACTGGGACGATGCGGATCCGGCGGAGGTGCAGCTCAAGTCGATCGAGGTCCGGGTGACCTGGGACGACGAGAAGCGCCAGAACCGACAGGTGCTGCTCACCAGCGCTCGCCTCCGGGAGGTCGACGAATGA
- a CDS encoding prepilin-type N-terminal cleavage/methylation domain-containing protein, translated as MSRVQLHEIEHRRGAGFTLIELMLVVTMLSVVMYLTLDSLRSQKTTSIVTEQIVEVQNNVRAVSSLLEREIRMAGFMVPAAVSVCGVDRTDAPDELFLSEVEMIVPDDERAGTLGARLSALNSWAAGTVPPPASPLLPIGGGTEVTLALDATTTDLDDDGSYFYDNDDSGTPESDFRDDGGFILADMANPGRGTVCGTVKESSSTSITLRVRAGQLTAHSATSDAPEEVVIVPAAHYWVSDVATGRLQRNSDLLVKDVDDFQISYFFDDDGDGVIDNASAPPPAPPDEERGDLATRLYDPADQDNSSLAEVRFSIVLRAASNDPDYDDGEFIEFENRADVLGNDNFRRRVLIGAVRPRNVVNDGSI; from the coding sequence ATGAGCCGCGTCCAGCTTCACGAGATCGAACACCGGCGCGGGGCCGGCTTCACGCTCATCGAGCTGATGCTGGTCGTGACCATGCTGTCGGTCGTGATGTATCTGACGCTGGACAGTCTGCGCAGCCAGAAGACGACCTCGATCGTCACGGAGCAGATCGTCGAGGTCCAGAACAACGTGCGCGCGGTCTCGTCGCTCCTCGAGCGCGAGATCCGCATGGCGGGCTTCATGGTCCCGGCGGCGGTCTCGGTCTGCGGCGTCGATCGGACCGACGCGCCGGACGAACTCTTCCTGTCCGAGGTCGAAATGATCGTTCCGGACGATGAGCGAGCCGGCACGCTCGGTGCGCGACTCTCGGCCTTGAATTCCTGGGCTGCTGGTACCGTGCCGCCACCCGCCAGCCCGCTCCTTCCGATCGGTGGAGGAACGGAGGTCACGCTCGCCCTCGATGCTACGACCACCGACCTCGACGACGACGGGAGCTACTTCTACGACAACGACGACAGCGGTACGCCTGAATCGGACTTTCGCGATGACGGCGGGTTCATTCTCGCTGACATGGCGAATCCCGGTCGAGGAACGGTGTGCGGCACGGTGAAAGAATCCTCCTCGACCTCGATCACGCTTCGCGTGAGAGCTGGGCAGCTGACGGCTCACTCTGCGACTTCAGACGCACCGGAGGAGGTCGTGATCGTGCCCGCCGCGCACTACTGGGTCTCGGACGTGGCTACTGGACGACTCCAGCGAAACAGTGACCTGCTGGTCAAGGACGTAGACGACTTCCAGATCTCGTACTTCTTCGACGACGACGGGGACGGCGTGATCGACAACGCGTCGGCGCCACCGCCCGCGCCGCCGGACGAGGAGCGGGGCGACCTCGCCACGCGCTTGTACGACCCGGCCGATCAGGACAACTCTTCGCTCGCCGAAGTCCGTTTCTCGATTGTGCTTCGTGCGGCGTCGAATGATCCGGACTACGACGACGGGGAGTTCATTGAGTTCGAGAACCGCGCCGACGTGCTGGGCAACGACAACTTCCGTCGCCGCGTGCTGATCGGTGCTGTTCGACCGCGCAACGTCGTGAACGATGGGAGCATCTGA
- a CDS encoding pilus assembly PilX N-terminal domain-containing protein: MSDRRTRTNCRREEGIALMLSVLLLVAVSALALSTMQTAASDGTVAGFQNQEQIAFYAAEAGIADARAVIRNMGERSEVPDYPADFPDEDNPEELSNPSEFETGDQPIYYADPNPPTAAPIMYVGEGAPCTEGCNMTLGGLKFNHTKWQVNVVGESPSGDQKRLEVVATRLLAVGY; the protein is encoded by the coding sequence ATGAGTGATCGCCGAACGCGAACGAATTGCCGACGAGAGGAAGGCATCGCCCTGATGCTGTCGGTCCTGCTGCTGGTCGCGGTCTCGGCGCTGGCGCTGTCGACGATGCAGACGGCGGCGAGCGACGGCACGGTCGCGGGCTTCCAGAATCAGGAACAGATCGCGTTCTATGCCGCCGAGGCCGGGATCGCCGATGCCCGGGCCGTCATCCGGAACATGGGCGAGCGTTCCGAGGTCCCGGACTACCCCGCCGACTTCCCGGACGAAGACAACCCGGAAGAGCTCTCGAATCCGAGCGAGTTCGAGACCGGCGACCAGCCGATCTACTACGCGGACCCGAATCCGCCGACCGCAGCGCCGATCATGTATGTCGGCGAGGGCGCGCCTTGCACCGAGGGCTGCAACATGACCCTCGGCGGTCTCAAGTTCAATCACACGAAGTGGCAGGTGAACGTCGTCGGGGAGTCGCCTTCCGGCGACCAGAAACGGCTCGAGGTCGTGGCCACGCGGCTTCTGGCCGTCGGCTACTAG